In one Sphingomonas sp. S1-29 genomic region, the following are encoded:
- a CDS encoding TIGR02186 family protein, producing the protein MIARILGLVLAALLLGGAKPVLVPDVSQRDIEIVYSFTGAELLLFGAILYPDRSLPDPDADPAEIVVVVRGPVQSVMMRQKEKIAGIWVNAESMRYRSVPSFYAIASSKPIERIVDERTRAIYELGLDSLQLSPITSAPADLQTRFVQGLIDLRRRTGLFAEAPEAVEITDGVLYRARIAIPARVPVGRFTAETFLIRDGRVLAAAVREIDIRKSGFERFVARAAENQSVLYGLIAVALSVLFGWGAGALWRRF; encoded by the coding sequence ATGATCGCGCGGATCCTGGGGCTGGTGCTGGCGGCGCTGCTGCTCGGCGGCGCCAAGCCGGTGCTGGTGCCCGACGTCTCGCAGCGCGATATCGAGATCGTCTATTCGTTCACCGGCGCCGAATTGCTGCTGTTCGGCGCGATCCTCTATCCCGATCGCAGCCTGCCCGATCCCGATGCCGACCCCGCCGAGATAGTCGTGGTGGTACGCGGGCCGGTGCAATCGGTGATGATGCGCCAGAAGGAGAAGATCGCGGGCATCTGGGTGAACGCCGAATCGATGCGCTATCGATCGGTGCCGTCCTTCTACGCGATCGCCTCGTCGAAGCCGATCGAGCGGATCGTCGACGAGCGCACCCGCGCGATCTACGAACTCGGGCTCGACAGTCTGCAATTGTCGCCGATCACCAGCGCGCCTGCCGACCTGCAGACGCGTTTCGTCCAGGGGCTGATCGACCTGCGCCGCCGCACCGGGTTGTTCGCCGAAGCCCCCGAAGCGGTCGAGATCACCGACGGCGTCCTCTATCGCGCGCGGATCGCGATCCCCGCGCGGGTGCCGGTGGGGCGCTTCACCGCCGAAACCTTCCTGATCCGCGACGGCCGCGTGCTCGCCGCGGCGGTGCGCGAGATCGACATCCGCAAATCGGGGTTCGAGCGATTCGTCGCGCGCGCCGCCGAGAATCAGTCGGTGCTGTACGGCCTGATCGCGGTCGCTTTGTCGGTGTTGTTCGGCTGGGGCGCGGGCGCATTGTGGCGGCGATTCTGA
- a CDS encoding ATP-binding protein — MSDDAAPVPPGRVLAAPIGLVTDIGGAGSQIVMDRTTIEALRGDADPAIAGAGQVGAQVKMRVGMTWLVANIRSLKLASGGHGDIAAQIDFLGEGDEERLTGKLYKFRRGVTRYPTPGCEVFPVSTSDLKQIYSTDDRPNVEVGTVYPSRDIRAALYIDAMLGKHFALLGSTGTGKSTAAALILHRICEASPQGHIVMVDPHGEYAAAFKHNGAIFDVGNLAMPYWLMNFEEHCEVFLTSDGNDRQVDADILAKCLLAARGKNRLAADVKLTVDSPIPYLLSDLTNLVQLEMGKMDRAGDSAPYLRLKTKIDEIKADPRYSFMFSGMLVADTMASFLARMFRLPAQGKPISIIDVSGVPSEITSVVVSVLSRMVFDFAIWSRGETVRPILLVCEEAHRYVPNERNADGSSVGRILSRIAKEGRKYGVSLGLITQRPSDLAEGVLSQCGTIIAMRLNNDRDQAYVRAAMPEGARGFLDSIPALRNRESIICGEGVSTPIRVLFDDLEENRRPASADPSFALLWRESGGEEGVIDRTIRRWRSQRH, encoded by the coding sequence ATGAGCGACGATGCCGCCCCGGTCCCGCCGGGGCGCGTATTGGCCGCGCCGATCGGCCTGGTCACCGATATCGGCGGCGCGGGCAGCCAGATCGTGATGGACCGCACGACGATCGAGGCGCTGCGCGGCGATGCCGATCCGGCGATCGCGGGCGCGGGGCAGGTGGGGGCGCAGGTGAAGATGCGCGTCGGCATGACCTGGCTGGTCGCCAACATCCGATCGCTCAAGCTGGCGAGCGGCGGCCATGGCGACATCGCCGCGCAGATCGACTTCCTGGGCGAGGGTGACGAGGAGCGGCTGACGGGCAAGCTCTACAAATTCCGCCGCGGCGTCACCCGCTATCCGACGCCGGGCTGCGAAGTGTTTCCGGTTTCGACCTCGGACCTCAAGCAAATCTATTCGACCGACGACCGCCCCAATGTCGAGGTCGGCACCGTGTACCCCTCGCGCGACATCCGTGCCGCGCTGTATATCGACGCGATGCTCGGCAAGCATTTCGCGCTGCTCGGGTCGACCGGCACCGGCAAGTCGACCGCCGCCGCGCTGATCCTTCACCGCATCTGCGAAGCTTCGCCGCAGGGGCATATCGTGATGGTCGATCCGCACGGCGAATATGCCGCGGCGTTCAAGCATAACGGCGCGATCTTTGACGTCGGCAACCTCGCGATGCCTTATTGGCTGATGAATTTCGAGGAACATTGCGAGGTGTTCCTGACCAGCGATGGCAACGACCGGCAGGTCGATGCCGACATCCTCGCCAAATGCCTGCTCGCGGCGCGCGGCAAGAACCGCCTGGCCGCCGACGTCAAGCTGACGGTCGATTCGCCGATCCCGTATCTGCTGAGCGACCTCACCAATCTGGTGCAGCTCGAAATGGGCAAGATGGACCGCGCGGGCGACAGCGCGCCCTATCTGCGGCTCAAGACCAAGATCGACGAGATCAAGGCCGATCCGCGCTATTCGTTCATGTTTTCGGGCATGTTGGTCGCCGATACGATGGCGAGCTTCCTCGCGCGGATGTTCCGCCTGCCCGCGCAAGGCAAGCCGATCTCGATCATCGACGTCTCGGGCGTACCGTCCGAAATCACCTCGGTCGTCGTGTCGGTATTGAGCCGGATGGTGTTCGATTTCGCGATCTGGTCACGCGGCGAAACGGTTCGTCCCATATTGCTGGTGTGCGAGGAAGCGCATCGCTATGTGCCCAACGAGCGTAACGCCGACGGGTCTTCGGTCGGCAGGATCCTTAGCCGGATCGCCAAGGAAGGGCGTAAATACGGCGTGTCGTTGGGGCTTATCACACAGCGGCCGTCGGACCTCGCCGAAGGCGTCCTGTCGCAGTGCGGCACCATCATAGCGATGCGGCTGAACAATGATCGCGACCAAGCGTATGTAAGGGCAGCGATGCCCGAGGGTGCGCGCGGGTTCCTCGATTCGATCCCCGCGCTGCGCAACCGCGAGAGCATCATCTGCGGCGAAGGCGTTTCGACCCCGATCCGCGTTTTGTTCGACGATTTGGAAGAAAATCGTCGTCCGGCCTCGGCTGACCCTTCTTTCGCCCTATTGTGGCGCGAGAGCGGCGGCGAGGAGGGTGTGATCGATCGCACCATCCGCCGCTGGCGCAGCCAACGGCACTAA
- a CDS encoding M23 family metallopeptidase: MRNDLGLTGGGGASALAFGRAHATLPRDRATGLRTRLLARLDEINFVPDLGSQIGSRQWVRGAATCAALCSFAILLSPGFERRLVAQIPDGITTTDRDELASQSIAPLAFGATTGRRMGATNAVAVLADTPERPIIELSATLGTGDALRRALARTGVGAAEAERAADLVASTVALEAIRPGTRLDVTLGRRASKTVPRPLEKLAFRARFDLALELLRTGDGLALRRIPIAIDNTPLRIRGRVGSSLYRSARAAGAPARAVEAFIKSISAKLSMTRIAADDEFDLIVERARAATGEVQLGNLVYAGIDQGARDVRLVRWEQDGKTVWYDPSGTGERKGTMQMPVSARISSGFGWRRHPVLGFRRLHKGMDFAAPYGSAIRAASDGVVSFAGRNGGYGNFVKLSHGAGLATGYGHMSRIAVRSGTRVARGEVIGYVGSTGLSTGPHLHYELWRSGTPINPQSVSFSTVQRLTGSDLSAFRSKVASLMAVPVGAARKASSEELRPE, encoded by the coding sequence TTGCGCAACGACCTTGGATTGACCGGCGGTGGCGGTGCCAGCGCGCTGGCATTCGGCCGCGCACACGCGACGCTCCCGCGCGATCGGGCGACAGGCCTGCGCACGCGGCTCCTTGCACGACTCGACGAAATCAACTTCGTTCCCGATCTCGGATCGCAAATCGGCTCGCGGCAATGGGTTCGCGGTGCCGCCACCTGCGCGGCCCTGTGCAGCTTCGCCATCCTGCTTTCGCCGGGGTTTGAGCGGCGGCTGGTCGCGCAGATCCCCGACGGCATCACCACCACCGATCGCGACGAACTCGCGTCGCAATCGATCGCGCCGCTGGCGTTCGGCGCAACCACCGGCCGCCGGATGGGCGCGACCAACGCGGTCGCGGTCCTCGCCGACACCCCCGAGCGGCCGATCATCGAATTGAGCGCGACGCTGGGCACCGGCGATGCGCTTCGCCGGGCACTCGCGCGCACCGGGGTCGGTGCCGCCGAGGCCGAACGCGCCGCCGATCTGGTCGCCAGCACCGTCGCGCTCGAGGCGATCCGCCCCGGCACCCGGCTCGACGTGACGCTCGGCCGCCGCGCGTCGAAGACGGTGCCGCGCCCGCTCGAAAAGCTGGCGTTTCGCGCGCGGTTCGATCTCGCGCTCGAACTGCTGCGCACCGGCGACGGGCTCGCGCTGCGGCGGATTCCGATCGCGATCGACAACACCCCGCTGCGGATTCGCGGGCGGGTGGGTTCGAGCCTCTATCGCTCGGCGCGCGCCGCGGGGGCGCCGGCACGCGCGGTCGAGGCGTTCATCAAGTCGATCTCGGCCAAGCTGTCGATGACGCGGATCGCCGCCGACGACGAATTCGACCTGATCGTCGAGCGCGCGCGCGCCGCCACCGGCGAAGTGCAATTGGGCAACCTGGTCTATGCCGGGATCGACCAGGGCGCGCGCGACGTGCGGCTGGTGCGCTGGGAGCAGGACGGCAAGACCGTGTGGTACGACCCCAGCGGCACCGGCGAGCGCAAGGGCACGATGCAGATGCCGGTTTCGGCGCGCATCTCGTCGGGCTTTGGCTGGCGCCGCCATCCGGTGCTCGGCTTCCGCCGGCTGCACAAGGGCATGGACTTCGCCGCCCCTTATGGCAGCGCGATCCGCGCGGCGAGCGACGGCGTGGTCAGCTTCGCCGGGCGCAACGGCGGCTATGGCAATTTCGTGAAGCTCAGCCACGGCGCGGGGCTGGCCACCGGCTATGGCCATATGAGCCGGATCGCGGTGCGTTCGGGGACCCGCGTCGCGCGCGGCGAGGTGATCGGCTATGTCGGATCGACGGGCTTGTCGACCGGGCCGCATCTCCATTACGAATTGTGGCGCAGCGGCACCCCGATCAATCCGCAGTCGGTATCCTTCTCGACCGTCCAGCGGCTGACCGGCAGCGACCTGTCGGCGTTCCGATCGAAGGTAGCCAGCCTGATGGCGGTGCCGGTGGGCGCTGCCCGAAAGGCCAGTAGCGAGGAATTGCGGCCCGAGTAG